A section of the Anabaena cylindrica PCC 7122 genome encodes:
- the obgE gene encoding GTPase ObgE, giving the protein MQFIDQSVIEVEAGKGGDGIVAFRREKYVPAGGPSGGNGGRGGSIIFVADTNLQTLLDFRYKHLFKAQNGERGGPNNCTGAGGKDLIIEVPCGTTVYDAETSALLCDLVEPGQRFRVVEGGKGGLGNQHFLSNRNRVPEYALPGLEGERKILRLELKLLAEVGIIGLPNAGKSTLISSLSAARPKIADYPFTTLIPNLGVVKKPTGDGTVFADIPGLIEGASHGAGLGHDFLRHIERTRVLLHLIDATSEDVIADFHTIQEELKAYGRGLAKRPQILALNKIDAVDRETVDLEALALQLNHLALAPVFIISAVTRTGLDPMMQEIWRILDEINALEALETAEVAV; this is encoded by the coding sequence ATGCAATTTATAGACCAATCAGTAATTGAAGTAGAAGCAGGTAAAGGTGGTGATGGTATCGTCGCCTTCCGCAGAGAGAAATATGTACCAGCAGGCGGCCCCTCTGGTGGGAATGGTGGAAGAGGCGGTTCCATCATTTTCGTGGCTGATACAAACCTACAAACCTTGCTGGACTTTCGATACAAGCATTTGTTTAAAGCCCAAAATGGGGAACGTGGCGGCCCCAATAATTGCACCGGCGCAGGTGGAAAGGATTTAATTATCGAAGTTCCCTGCGGTACTACTGTTTATGATGCGGAAACAAGCGCCTTATTGTGCGATTTAGTTGAACCAGGGCAACGCTTTCGAGTGGTTGAAGGTGGTAAAGGTGGACTAGGAAATCAACATTTTTTGAGTAACCGTAACCGCGTTCCAGAATACGCACTTCCTGGACTGGAAGGAGAAAGGAAAATATTGCGTTTAGAGTTGAAATTGTTAGCAGAAGTGGGAATTATTGGTTTACCAAATGCAGGTAAATCAACTTTAATTTCTTCTTTATCAGCCGCACGTCCGAAAATCGCCGATTATCCTTTTACTACTCTCATTCCTAATTTAGGTGTAGTGAAAAAACCAACTGGTGACGGTACTGTTTTCGCTGATATTCCCGGATTAATTGAAGGTGCTTCTCATGGTGCCGGTTTAGGACATGATTTCTTACGTCACATTGAGCGCACACGGGTTTTATTACACCTAATTGATGCAACGAGTGAAGATGTAATTGCTGATTTCCATACTATTCAAGAAGAATTAAAAGCCTATGGAAGGGGTTTAGCAAAACGTCCGCAAATTTTAGCTTTGAATAAAATTGATGCAGTTGATAGAGAAACTGTTGATTTGGAGGCTTTAGCTTTGCAATTAAATCATCTGGCTTTAGCACCAGTTTTCATAATTTCTGCTGTAACTCGCACTGGTCTAGATCCAATGATGCAGGAAATCTGGCGGATTTTAGATGAAATTAATGCTTTGGAAGCTTTGGAAACTGCGGAGGTGGCGGTTTAA
- a CDS encoding four helix bundle protein, which translates to MGGKRFQELRVYQLSEKLADEIWKIVNKWESLPQNTLGKQIIRSADSIGANIAEGVGRGSYQDNRRFIRIARGSLYETQHWLRRAYSRNLLTDEQINTLKLIINDLAPQLNAYLNSIGQHPKDQ; encoded by the coding sequence ATGGGAGGTAAGAGGTTTCAGGAATTACGGGTATATCAGCTATCAGAAAAATTAGCTGATGAGATTTGGAAAATCGTTAACAAATGGGAGTCATTACCCCAAAATACATTGGGTAAGCAGATCATCCGTTCAGCAGATAGCATTGGTGCGAACATAGCAGAAGGTGTAGGAAGAGGAAGTTATCAAGACAATCGGCGATTCATTAGAATAGCACGAGGATCTTTGTACGAGACTCAACACTGGCTAAGACGAGCATATAGCCGTAATTTGTTAACCGACGAACAAATTAACACACTCAAGCTCATAATTAATGACTTAGCACCCCAATTAAACGCCTATCTCAACTCAATCGGTCAACATCCAAAAGACCAATGA
- a CDS encoding Mo-dependent nitrogenase C-terminal domain-containing protein, which produces MKSAVKTPYSSEQITAWLRGLLSIAWADGNFDAQEQELITSLTKDELAPCLDWNSLEIITPEELAAVLGKGTSAAENFLRTAVMVAIADGTYSPSEEELLQQFCQALELQTQALTALRHTLEATEQTEEPILHPPDILHPMRDWLDKLDIQDPRVARFLCKMIPSQCPFERDVTLFGRKIVHIPPMCKINPLYEQLVGLRFRALSYLADDCGEDISAYI; this is translated from the coding sequence ATGAAAAGTGCTGTTAAAACCCCATACAGCAGCGAACAAATTACCGCTTGGTTACGTGGATTACTGTCTATTGCTTGGGCTGATGGTAATTTTGATGCCCAAGAACAGGAGTTAATTACCAGCCTGACCAAAGATGAGTTAGCCCCTTGTCTGGACTGGAATTCACTAGAAATAATTACACCAGAAGAATTAGCTGCTGTATTGGGTAAAGGTACATCAGCAGCGGAGAATTTTTTGCGAACAGCAGTAATGGTAGCGATCGCAGATGGAACATATTCTCCCAGCGAAGAGGAACTTCTGCAACAGTTTTGTCAAGCCTTAGAACTGCAAACACAAGCCCTAACAGCCCTACGTCATACCCTAGAAGCGACAGAACAAACAGAAGAACCCATCCTACACCCACCAGATATACTTCACCCCATGCGGGACTGGTTGGACAAGCTAGATATTCAAGATCCCAGAGTAGCCAGGTTTTTGTGCAAAATGATCCCCTCTCAATGTCCCTTTGAGCGAGATGTCACCCTATTTGGACGCAAAATAGTTCACATCCCACCAATGTGCAAAATTAACCCATTGTATGAACAACTAGTAGGTTTACGCTTCCGCGCCCTTTCCTACCTTGCTGATGACTGCGGTGAAGATATTTCTGCATATATTTAG
- a CDS encoding peptidoglycan D,D-transpeptidase FtsI family protein yields the protein MQKSPSRTKFKNLQNLEFTRQRKFFRQVFPGNDTPKTQAQVPNLKSRLLIAWSVLIAGGMGLALNLYRLQILQGSKLTERARSQQMVNLRPFMPRRSVVDRNDNILAIDRPVYTLYAHPKLFDKSNEEMAKQIAPVLGKDADNLVKIFKSRKSGILLSNSVAENIADRIISFRLNGLELIEKYSRFYPQGDLVANVVGYVNLDRRGQAGVEYSQEKLLERSVQTIRLSRAGNGALMPNHAPEGFLHFDDLKLQLTIDSRLQRAARTALKKQIDKFQAKRGAVIVMDARDGSLLALVSQPTYNANQYSKADISLFKNWIVADLYEPGSTFKPLNIAIALENGAIKPDDVFSDPGTMKVADRIIKNAEKNAPRQIDIAQILQHSSNVGMVKIIQRMRPSIYYNWLERLGLGQKVDTDLPFEVGGRLKSQEEFLSSTIEPATTSFGQGFSLTPLQLVQMHGALANGGKLVTPHIVQGLIDSQGKMHYSPTLPTPRQIFSPTTAQKVVDMMETVVSVGTGKASKINGYGIAGKTGTAEKASPNGGYIPGARITSFVGILPAEAPRYVVVAIVDEPKGANAYGGTVAAPIVKAVMEVLIPMEKIPPKK from the coding sequence ATGCAGAAGTCGCCAAGCAGAACAAAATTCAAAAATTTGCAAAATTTGGAATTCACAAGGCAGCGAAAGTTTTTTAGGCAAGTTTTCCCAGGGAATGATACTCCTAAAACTCAAGCCCAAGTCCCAAATCTTAAGTCTCGACTTTTGATAGCTTGGAGTGTGCTAATTGCTGGTGGGATGGGGTTGGCTTTGAATTTGTATCGGTTGCAAATTCTTCAGGGATCAAAGCTGACTGAAAGGGCTAGAAGTCAGCAAATGGTAAATTTGCGTCCTTTTATGCCTCGTCGTTCAGTGGTTGATCGCAATGATAATATCTTGGCAATTGACCGCCCTGTTTATACTTTGTATGCCCATCCCAAACTATTTGATAAATCTAATGAAGAGATGGCCAAGCAAATTGCTCCTGTATTGGGTAAAGATGCTGACAATTTAGTAAAAATATTTAAAAGTAGAAAAAGTGGTATTCTGCTATCCAATTCTGTAGCTGAAAATATTGCCGATCGCATAATTTCATTTCGTTTAAATGGCCTGGAGTTGATTGAAAAATATTCCCGGTTTTACCCACAGGGTGATTTAGTAGCTAATGTGGTCGGCTATGTTAATCTTGACCGTCGCGGTCAGGCAGGGGTGGAATACAGTCAAGAGAAGTTGTTGGAACGCTCTGTACAAACTATACGTCTCAGTCGGGCAGGTAACGGGGCCTTAATGCCAAATCACGCACCTGAGGGATTTCTACATTTTGATGACTTAAAACTGCAACTGACTATTGATAGCCGCTTACAACGTGCTGCCCGGACTGCGCTCAAAAAACAGATAGATAAGTTCCAAGCTAAACGCGGGGCAGTCATTGTTATGGATGCTAGGGATGGTTCTTTACTAGCTTTAGTTTCTCAGCCTACTTATAATGCGAATCAATATTCTAAAGCAGATATTTCCCTGTTCAAAAACTGGATTGTAGCAGATCTTTATGAACCAGGTTCAACGTTCAAACCTTTGAATATTGCGATCGCTCTAGAAAATGGTGCCATTAAGCCAGATGATGTCTTCAGTGACCCAGGAACTATGAAGGTAGCTGATCGCATTATCAAAAATGCTGAAAAAAATGCTCCTCGACAAATTGATATTGCTCAAATTCTTCAACATTCTAGTAACGTGGGCATGGTTAAAATCATTCAACGAATGCGCCCCTCAATATACTACAACTGGCTGGAGCGTTTAGGTCTAGGACAAAAAGTTGATACGGATCTGCCCTTTGAAGTCGGTGGTCGGCTCAAAAGTCAAGAAGAATTTTTGTCCTCAACAATAGAACCAGCAACTACTTCTTTTGGTCAAGGCTTTTCTCTGACCCCATTACAGCTAGTACAAATGCATGGTGCTTTAGCTAATGGTGGTAAATTGGTAACACCGCATATAGTCCAAGGGCTAATTGATAGCCAAGGCAAAATGCATTATTCCCCCACTCTGCCCACACCACGCCAAATTTTCTCTCCCACAACTGCCCAAAAGGTAGTAGACATGATGGAAACAGTGGTTTCTGTGGGTACAGGTAAAGCATCAAAAATCAACGGCTACGGCATCGCAGGTAAAACTGGTACAGCCGAAAAAGCCAGTCCCAATGGTGGATATATTCCGGGAGCAAGAATTACCAGTTTCGTGGGTATTTTGCCAGCAGAAGCCCCCCGCTATGTAGTTGTAGCAATAGTTGACGAGCCAAAAGGAGCAAATGCCTATGGTGGAACTGTTGCAGCACCAATTGTCAAGGCTGTGATGGAAGTACTCATCCCCATGGAAAAGATTCCACCTAAGAAATAA
- a CDS encoding glutathione S-transferase family protein, which translates to MLLLQFSTSHYCRKARLALGYKRISYQVENLTPGLHILKLKPLTGLTTMPVLLPQIQGQPQAIADSTQIVKFLESYQPEPSLFLTNHEQQTEALMLEDWLDESIGTATRFVYYHFRAGDGKQIDPSLFSQMVIGVVRKQYGINDANVKLATDRLAIALAELSIRWQKSEYLVGESLSVADITAAALLSPLALIPQYRQGYPWLFERIVQIHQLCGEQLPPGLV; encoded by the coding sequence ATGTTGCTACTGCAATTTAGTACATCTCACTATTGTCGCAAGGCTCGCCTGGCGCTGGGTTACAAACGAATTAGTTACCAGGTAGAAAACCTTACACCTGGCTTGCATATCCTGAAACTGAAGCCGCTAACTGGTTTAACTACTATGCCTGTGTTGTTGCCCCAAATTCAGGGACAACCGCAAGCGATCGCAGACTCTACCCAAATAGTAAAATTTTTAGAATCTTATCAGCCAGAACCTTCACTATTTTTAACCAACCATGAACAGCAAACTGAAGCTTTGATGCTCGAAGATTGGTTAGATGAAAGTATTGGTACAGCAACAAGGTTTGTGTATTATCACTTTCGTGCTGGTGATGGTAAACAAATTGACCCTTCTCTATTCAGTCAGATGGTGATTGGGGTAGTAAGAAAACAGTATGGTATCAACGATGCTAATGTAAAATTAGCTACTGACAGGTTAGCGATCGCTCTGGCGGAGTTATCTATCCGCTGGCAAAAAAGCGAATATTTGGTGGGTGAAAGCTTAAGCGTAGCGGATATTACCGCAGCTGCATTGCTAAGTCCTTTAGCCCTTATTCCTCAGTACCGTCAGGGATATCCCTGGTTATTTGAGCGGATTGTGCAGATTCATCAATTGTGTGGAGAGCAACTGCCACCAGGACTAGTGTGA
- the glgB gene encoding 1,4-alpha-glucan branching enzyme has translation MSMTTIAPEQVNRIVWNQHHDPFEILGLHPVEQNGKTVWAVRAYLPNASAAWVIVPEQRKEYPMHSVHDPHFFECTIETAELTNYQLRIKEGEHERVTYDPYAFRSVNLTEFDLHLFGEGNHHRIYEKLGAHLTTVDGVKGVYFAVWAPNARNVSLLGDFNLWDGRKHQMRKGHTGIWELFIPELGVGEHYKYEIKNFEGHIYEKSDPYGFQQEPRPKTASIVTDLNTYTWTDENWMEVRRNTDPLTQPVSVYEVHLGSWLHAASDEPAKRPNGETQAIVPVSELNPGARFLTYRELADRLIPYVKELGYTHLELLPIAEHPFDGSWGYQVTGYFAPTSRFGSPEDFMYFVDQCHKNGIGVIVDWVPGHFPKDGHGLAFFDGSHLYEHADPRKGEHKEWGTLVFNYNRHEVRNFLVANALFWFDKYHIDGIRVDAVASMLYNDYCREPGEWLPNQYGGRENLEAADFLRQVNHTIFSYFPGVLSIAEESTSWPMVSWPTYTGGLGFNLKWNMGWMHDMLDYFSMDPWFRQFHQNNITFSMWYNHSENFMLALSHDEVVHGKSNIIGKMPGDTWQKLANVRCLFSYMFAHPGKKTMFMSMEFGQWSEWNVWADLEWHLFQHEPHQQLKDFFQALNHLYRSEPALYTQDFAEPGFEWIDCSDNRHSVVSFVRREKDSDNFVIVVCNFTPQPHSHYRIGVPEKGFYTEMFNSDARQYGGGNMGNLGGKWTDDWSLHNRPYSLDLCLPPLGVLMLKLDKQKMAELMA, from the coding sequence ATGTCCATGACCACGATCGCCCCTGAACAGGTTAATCGCATCGTTTGGAATCAGCATCACGATCCCTTTGAAATACTTGGTTTGCATCCCGTAGAGCAAAATGGTAAGACTGTCTGGGCTGTGCGAGCTTACCTACCAAATGCCAGTGCAGCATGGGTAATAGTTCCTGAACAACGGAAAGAATACCCTATGCACAGTGTGCATGATCCCCATTTTTTTGAATGCACAATTGAAACCGCAGAACTAACAAACTATCAGTTACGGATCAAAGAAGGGGAACATGAGCGCGTTACTTACGACCCCTACGCCTTCCGTTCAGTCAATCTAACTGAATTTGACTTGCATTTATTTGGTGAAGGAAACCATCACCGAATTTATGAAAAACTGGGAGCGCACCTCACCACTGTAGATGGAGTCAAGGGAGTTTATTTTGCCGTTTGGGCCCCCAACGCCCGCAACGTTTCCTTATTAGGAGATTTTAACCTTTGGGATGGACGCAAACACCAAATGCGTAAAGGCCACACCGGGATTTGGGAACTATTTATTCCTGAACTCGGTGTAGGAGAGCATTACAAATATGAAATCAAAAATTTTGAAGGACATATTTACGAAAAATCTGATCCCTACGGTTTTCAACAAGAACCACGCCCCAAAACAGCATCAATTGTCACAGACTTAAATACATACACATGGACTGATGAAAATTGGATGGAAGTGCGGCGTAACACCGACCCTCTCACTCAACCAGTTTCCGTCTATGAAGTCCATCTAGGTTCTTGGTTACACGCTGCTAGTGATGAACCAGCAAAAAGACCCAATGGGGAAACGCAAGCGATCGTTCCCGTATCAGAACTAAATCCTGGCGCACGCTTTCTTACCTACCGGGAATTAGCAGACCGACTCATTCCCTACGTCAAAGAACTAGGATACACCCATCTAGAGCTACTACCAATTGCCGAGCATCCTTTCGACGGTTCCTGGGGTTATCAAGTCACTGGTTACTTCGCTCCCACTTCTCGTTTTGGTAGTCCTGAAGATTTCATGTATTTTGTTGACCAATGTCATAAAAATGGCATCGGTGTAATTGTTGATTGGGTTCCCGGACACTTCCCTAAAGATGGACATGGTTTAGCCTTCTTTGACGGTAGTCACTTGTACGAACACGCTGACCCCCGCAAAGGAGAACACAAAGAATGGGGAACGCTGGTATTCAACTATAATCGTCACGAAGTCCGTAATTTCTTGGTAGCAAATGCCCTATTCTGGTTTGATAAGTACCATATTGACGGAATTCGTGTTGACGCTGTTGCTTCCATGCTCTACAACGACTATTGCCGTGAACCAGGAGAATGGCTACCCAACCAGTATGGCGGTAGAGAAAACCTAGAAGCCGCTGATTTTCTGCGTCAGGTAAATCACACCATCTTCAGCTATTTTCCCGGTGTTCTTTCCATTGCTGAAGAATCAACATCTTGGCCAATGGTTTCTTGGCCGACTTATACAGGTGGACTCGGCTTTAACCTAAAGTGGAACATGGGTTGGATGCACGATATGTTGGATTATTTCAGCATGGACCCTTGGTTTCGCCAATTCCATCAGAACAACATCACATTTAGTATGTGGTACAACCACAGCGAGAACTTTATGCTCGCCTTGTCCCACGATGAAGTGGTACATGGTAAAAGCAATATCATCGGCAAAATGCCGGGTGATACATGGCAAAAACTCGCTAATGTGCGTTGTTTATTTAGTTATATGTTCGCTCACCCAGGCAAGAAAACCATGTTTATGAGCATGGAGTTTGGCCAGTGGAGTGAGTGGAATGTGTGGGCTGATTTAGAATGGCATTTATTCCAGCATGAACCACACCAACAGTTAAAAGACTTTTTCCAAGCTCTTAACCACCTTTACCGTTCTGAACCAGCTTTATACACCCAGGATTTTGCCGAACCAGGGTTCGAGTGGATTGACTGTAGCGACAACCGTCATAGTGTCGTTTCCTTTGTCCGTCGTGAAAAGGATTCTGATAATTTTGTGATTGTGGTTTGTAACTTTACTCCCCAACCCCATTCTCACTATCGCATTGGTGTACCCGAAAAGGGATTTTATACCGAGATGTTTAATAGTGATGCTCGTCAGTATGGCGGCGGCAATATGGGCAATTTAGGTGGCAAGTGGACTGATGATTGGTCTTTGCACAATCGTCCTTATTCTTTGGATTTGTGTTTACCACCTTTGGGTGTGTTGATGCTTAAGTTAGATAAGCAGAAGATGGCTGAACTGATGGCATAA
- a CDS encoding Uma2 family endonuclease, producing MIIAQELEFQQNISQDVIFPPGDLYSDEPQVETELHLRQIILLFKCLEWLWKDRNDFYAAGNLTIYYSPNQKKSEYFRGPDFFVVLGTERKTRKSWVVWEEDGKYPNVILEILSPTTANTDKEYKKELYQNTFRTPDYFWFDPYTLEFAGFHLVDGKYQPLSANEKGHLWSQQLGLFLGIHNGLLRYFTREGKLVSTPEESAEQEAKRAENETRKAEIQAKRAENEAMKSERLAAKLRELNIDPDTI from the coding sequence ATGATCATTGCTCAAGAATTAGAGTTTCAACAAAACATCTCCCAAGATGTAATTTTTCCTCCAGGTGATTTATATAGTGACGAACCTCAAGTGGAAACAGAACTGCATCTACGACAAATAATCCTACTTTTCAAATGTTTAGAATGGTTGTGGAAAGACAGAAATGATTTCTATGCTGCGGGAAATCTCACTATTTACTATAGTCCTAACCAGAAAAAATCAGAATATTTCCGAGGTCCAGATTTCTTTGTAGTGTTGGGAACTGAACGCAAAACCCGTAAAAGCTGGGTTGTTTGGGAAGAAGACGGTAAATATCCCAATGTAATTTTAGAAATTCTTTCACCAACTACAGCTAATACAGATAAAGAATATAAAAAAGAACTTTATCAAAATACTTTTCGTACACCAGATTATTTTTGGTTTGATCCTTATACATTAGAATTTGCAGGTTTTCATTTAGTAGATGGAAAATATCAACCTCTATCAGCAAATGAAAAAGGACATTTATGGAGTCAACAACTAGGTTTATTTTTAGGAATTCATAACGGTTTATTGCGGTATTTTACACGAGAAGGAAAGCTAGTATCTACACCAGAAGAAAGCGCAGAACAAGAAGCTAAAAGAGCAGAAAACGAAACTAGAAAAGCAGAAATACAAGCTAAAAGAGCAGAAAATGAAGCTATGAAATCCGAACGGTTAGCCGCAAAATTGCGAGAATTAAATATCGATCCAGATACAATTTAA
- a CDS encoding CIA30 family protein, whose protein sequence is MTEKNRSQWDLCRFIKTLTYFEVFPALNWVEKLFQSHPQDNQNQPNGGSKMGVILVAGATGGVGKRVVKRLSAQGYKVRCLVRDIEKARLIVGNDVDLVAGDITKPETLNSLVMSNIQAVICCTAVRVQPVEGDTPDRAKYNQGVKFYLPEIVGDTPENVEYKGVKNLVEAAAKYLPNTGEKAIFDFTQPSEELKNIWGALDDVVMGGVSASNFQILEKIALFAGNVSTANSGGFASVRTKNFSPPIDLSGYTGVKLRLKGDGQRYKIFLRTESTWDGVGYSYAFDTVANTWIDITIPFADLTPVFRAKSVKDCPPIDSSKVCSFQLMLSKFEYDGALNPKFNPGSFALEIESIKAFGGESLPQFVFISSAGVTRPGRPGINLDEEPPAVRLNDQLGGILTWKLRGEDSLRDSGIPYTIIRPCALTEATGGKELIFEQGDNIRGKISRDDVAEICIQSLQQPKARNLTFEVKQGENNANSMNWNQIFSSLKPDK, encoded by the coding sequence GTGACTGAAAAAAATCGTTCTCAATGGGACTTATGCAGATTCATCAAAACCCTCACCTACTTTGAGGTATTTCCTGCCTTGAACTGGGTAGAAAAGTTATTTCAAAGCCATCCTCAAGACAATCAAAATCAACCAAATGGAGGAAGCAAAATGGGTGTAATTCTAGTAGCAGGTGCAACTGGTGGAGTTGGTAAGCGAGTCGTAAAAAGATTGTCAGCACAGGGTTATAAAGTTCGCTGTTTAGTCAGAGATATTGAAAAAGCGCGTTTAATTGTCGGTAATGATGTTGACTTAGTAGCTGGGGATATTACCAAACCCGAAACCCTAAACAGCTTAGTTATGAGTAATATTCAAGCTGTTATTTGTTGTACAGCAGTGCGTGTCCAACCAGTAGAAGGAGACACACCAGATAGAGCTAAATATAATCAAGGCGTGAAATTTTATCTACCAGAAATTGTTGGCGATACACCTGAGAATGTCGAATATAAAGGTGTAAAAAATTTAGTAGAAGCAGCAGCTAAATATCTACCAAACACAGGTGAAAAAGCGATATTTGATTTTACTCAACCATCAGAAGAATTAAAAAATATCTGGGGTGCGCTAGATGATGTAGTCATGGGTGGTGTTAGTGCGAGCAATTTTCAAATATTAGAAAAAATAGCCTTATTTGCTGGTAATGTTTCCACCGCTAATTCTGGAGGATTTGCTTCTGTGAGAACTAAGAATTTTTCACCACCAATTGATTTATCAGGTTACACAGGTGTAAAATTGCGTCTCAAAGGTGATGGACAGCGATATAAAATATTTTTAAGAACAGAATCAACATGGGATGGTGTAGGTTATAGTTATGCTTTCGATACTGTAGCTAATACCTGGATAGATATTACCATTCCTTTTGCAGATTTAACACCTGTGTTTCGAGCTAAATCTGTTAAAGATTGTCCACCAATTGACTCTAGTAAAGTTTGTTCATTTCAACTAATGTTGAGCAAATTTGAATATGATGGAGCTTTAAATCCGAAATTTAATCCTGGTAGTTTTGCATTAGAAATAGAATCAATCAAAGCTTTTGGTGGTGAAAGTTTACCTCAATTTGTTTTTATTAGTTCTGCTGGGGTAACTCGTCCTGGAAGACCAGGAATTAATTTAGACGAAGAACCACCAGCGGTGAGATTAAATGATCAATTAGGAGGAATTTTAACTTGGAAGCTAAGAGGGGAAGATAGTTTAAGAGATAGTGGAATTCCTTACACAATTATTAGACCTTGTGCTTTAACAGAAGCAACAGGAGGAAAAGAATTAATATTTGAGCAAGGTGATAATATCAGAGGTAAAATTAGCCGTGATGATGTTGCTGAAATTTGTATTCAATCTCTACAACAACCAAAAGCGCGTAATCTGACTTTTGAGGTAAAACAGGGAGAAAATAATGCTAACTCTATGAACTGGAACCAGATATTTTCTAGCTTAAAACCGGATAAATAA
- a CDS encoding HugZ family protein gives MSQVEKVQTEYEKFPQGFSSIIISTVNEKGIPNTSYTPFVMDESKNIYIYVSGLASHTTNIHAHPHVGVLFIEDESKTPNIFARRRLSFDCTATLITRETEKWNQIVEQFQDRFGEIIEMLRSLPDFRIFQLTPTEGRFVIGFGAAYNINGDNLNQLVQITKDNNS, from the coding sequence ATGAGCCAAGTTGAAAAAGTTCAAACTGAATATGAAAAATTTCCGCAAGGATTTTCCAGCATAATTATTAGTACAGTCAATGAAAAGGGTATTCCTAATACAAGTTATACTCCTTTTGTGATGGATGAATCTAAAAATATCTACATTTATGTGAGTGGGTTAGCTAGTCACACTACTAATATTCATGCTCATCCTCATGTTGGTGTTTTATTTATTGAAGATGAATCTAAGACTCCTAATATTTTTGCTCGTCGTCGTTTAAGTTTTGACTGTACGGCTACTTTAATTACAAGGGAAACTGAAAAATGGAATCAAATTGTCGAACAATTTCAAGACCGTTTTGGAGAAATTATTGAAATGTTACGCAGTTTGCCAGATTTTAGAATTTTTCAACTTACTCCAACTGAGGGACGTTTTGTAATTGGGTTTGGTGCAGCTTACAATATTAATGGTGATAATCTCAATCAACTTGTACAAATTACTAAAGATAATAATTCCTAA